Proteins co-encoded in one Burkholderia ambifaria AMMD genomic window:
- the mnmE gene encoding tRNA uridine-5-carboxymethylaminomethyl(34) synthesis GTPase MnmE — protein MLATDSDPIVAIATAAGRGGIGVVRVSFGRGGEAAALPLIDALCGQRLAPRHASYVPFVDEHGAPLDRGIALYFPAPHSYTGEHVLELQGHGGPIVMQLLLQRCLDAGRGFGLRLAQPGEFTRRAFLNDKLDLAQAEAVADLIEASTEAAARSAGRSLDGAFSRQIHALVEDVITLRMLVEATLDFPEEEIDFLEAADARGKLAKIREQLAHVLGDARQGALLREGLSVVLAGQPNVGKSSLLNALAGAELAIVTPIAGTTRDKVAQTIQVEGIPLHIIDTAGLRETEDEVERIGIARTWSEIERADVVLHLLDSRTGMTADDEVIAARFPGGVPVVRVLNKTDLTGVPACVEHPAAAGDLTEVHLSAKRGDGIDMLRAELLRIAGWQAGAEGVYLARERHLIALRAAQEHLAQAADHAEQRAQSLDLFAEELRLAQEQLNAITGEFTSDDLLGVIFSRFCIGK, from the coding sequence ATGCTCGCTACCGACTCCGATCCGATCGTCGCCATTGCCACTGCTGCCGGCCGGGGCGGTATTGGCGTCGTCCGCGTGTCGTTCGGGCGCGGCGGCGAGGCGGCCGCGCTGCCGCTGATCGACGCGTTGTGCGGGCAGCGGCTCGCGCCGCGCCATGCGAGCTACGTGCCGTTCGTCGACGAGCACGGCGCGCCGCTCGACCGCGGGATCGCGCTGTATTTCCCCGCGCCGCATTCGTACACCGGCGAGCACGTGCTGGAACTGCAGGGACATGGCGGACCGATCGTGATGCAGCTGCTGCTGCAGCGCTGCCTGGATGCAGGGCGCGGCTTCGGGCTGCGGCTCGCGCAGCCGGGCGAGTTCACGCGGCGCGCGTTCCTGAACGACAAGCTCGATCTCGCGCAGGCCGAGGCGGTCGCCGACCTGATCGAGGCGAGCACCGAAGCGGCGGCGCGCTCGGCCGGGCGCTCGCTCGACGGCGCGTTCTCGCGGCAGATTCATGCGTTGGTCGAGGACGTGATCACGCTGCGGATGCTGGTCGAGGCGACGCTCGATTTCCCGGAAGAAGAAATCGACTTCCTGGAAGCGGCCGATGCGCGCGGCAAGCTCGCGAAGATCCGCGAGCAACTCGCGCACGTGCTCGGCGACGCGCGACAGGGTGCGCTGCTGCGCGAGGGGTTGTCGGTCGTGCTGGCGGGGCAGCCGAACGTCGGCAAGTCGTCGCTGCTGAATGCGCTCGCCGGCGCGGAGCTGGCGATCGTCACGCCGATCGCGGGCACGACGCGCGACAAGGTCGCGCAGACGATCCAGGTCGAGGGGATTCCGCTGCACATCATCGATACGGCCGGGCTGCGCGAGACGGAGGACGAAGTCGAGCGGATCGGGATCGCGCGCACCTGGAGCGAGATCGAGCGCGCGGACGTCGTGCTGCATCTGCTCGATTCACGCACGGGGATGACGGCGGATGACGAGGTGATCGCCGCGCGGTTTCCGGGCGGCGTGCCGGTGGTGCGCGTGCTGAACAAGACGGACCTCACCGGCGTGCCGGCGTGCGTCGAGCATCCGGCGGCGGCAGGCGATCTGACCGAGGTACATCTCTCGGCGAAGCGCGGCGACGGGATCGACATGCTGCGCGCGGAGTTGCTGCGGATCGCCGGGTGGCAGGCAGGGGCCGAAGGGGTGTATCTCGCGCGCGAGCGGCATCTGATTGCGCTGCGGGCCGCGCAGGAGCATCTTGCGCAGGCGGCGGATCATGCGGAGCAACGTGCGCAGTCGCTCGATCTGTTCGCGGAGGAGCTGCGGCTCGCTCAAGAGCAACTCAATGCGATTACCGGGGAATTCACTTCCGATGATCTGCTGGGGGTTATCTTTAGCCGGTTCTGTATCGGGAAGTGA
- a CDS encoding helix-turn-helix domain-containing protein, whose protein sequence is MPTPEEKAAFSERLKFALRRSPEKITGATELANRFNLRHRGAQPVSPQTAHKWLTGRTIPTPDKLETLASWLRVELHWLHYGPSPSVIEHTTPQPLPRDERYPPTPETIELASKIEALPPHQRYLVQELIEQFYGGEPKIDAKKA, encoded by the coding sequence ATGCCGACACCCGAAGAAAAAGCAGCGTTCTCGGAACGCCTGAAATTCGCCTTGCGGCGCAGCCCGGAGAAGATCACCGGTGCGACGGAACTGGCGAACCGGTTCAATCTGCGTCACCGCGGTGCGCAACCGGTTTCGCCGCAAACCGCGCACAAATGGCTGACGGGCCGCACGATTCCAACGCCGGACAAACTCGAAACGCTCGCCAGCTGGTTGCGCGTGGAATTGCATTGGTTGCACTACGGCCCGTCGCCGAGCGTGATCGAGCACACGACGCCGCAACCGCTGCCGCGTGACGAGCGCTATCCGCCGACGCCCGAGACGATCGAACTCGCGTCGAAGATCGAGGCGCTGCCGCCGCATCAGCGTTACCTCGTTCAGGAACTGATCGAGCAGTTCTACGGCGGCGAACCGAAAATCGACGCGAAGAAGGCCTGA